From one Rhopalosiphum padi isolate XX-2018 chromosome 2, ASM2088224v1, whole genome shotgun sequence genomic stretch:
- the LOC132920992 gene encoding uncharacterized protein LOC132920992, whose amino-acid sequence MSEVAAENNVPSVQEGEKRGRKRNTGSRTSAINATYAEAELITKGLNNTDDVDGRRTTRSSTRGSTAASKLKNEPPAKKEKKAPAVKGKRGRPKAVTKEESEEVVSAEENGIADNDVDSKADKGGSSTEEEVDSKTEDKIENGNSSAEEEKKVEETKESTDESDKPAVTEEKKESSSP is encoded by the exons ATGTCCGAAGTGGCTGCCGAGAACAACGTACCTTCAGTTCAG gaaGGTGAGAAGCGTGGACGTAAGAGAAATACAGGATCTCGTACAAGTGCTATAAATGCAACCTATGCTGAAGCTGAATTGATTACCAag GGATTGAATAATACTGATGATGTTGATGGAAGGAGAACGACCAGATCCTCTACACGAGGTTCAACTGCagcatcaaaattaaaaaatgaacctCCAgcaaaaaaagagaaaaaagcACCAGCCGTTAAAG GCAAACGAGGAAGGCCAAAGGCAGTCACGAAAGAAGAGAGTGAAGAAGTAGTATCGGCTGAAGAAAATGGTATTGCTGATAATGATGTAGACTCTAAAGCTGATAAGGGTGGAAGTTCCACAGAAGAAGAAGTAGATTCAAAAACCGaagataaaattgaaaatggaaATTCATCAGCTGAAGAAGAGAAGAAAGTTGAAGAG ACAAAGGAATCAACTGATGAATCTGATAAGCCTGCAGTAACAGAGGAAAAAAAAGAGTCCTCAAGCCCGTAA